The region taggaggtgtcggacccccatttgctggggagaggtgggacagagagtgatgggcagcacggagatcgtgctccagacgacagagcagattcagcgagtgagacaaaggttattgactgcccagagccgacagaagagttatgcagacaggcgccgatccgagcttgaatttcaagtcggcgacttcgttctcctgaaggtctctccttggaaaggagtgattcggttcaggaagagaggtaagttggggccccggtatattgggccatttcgtgtgattgcaaggataggtcgggtagcctaccggttggagttgccagcggagttgggtcagatccatgacacttttcatgtgtcgcagttgaggaagtgcatagccgatgagtcggcagtggttccattggaggatattcaggtggatgcgagcctgaattacgcggagagaccagtggctatcagggatcggaagatcaaggttctgaggaacaaggaggtacctctggtgttggttcaatggcaacaccgtaaaggatcagaaatgacttgggaaccggaacgcgagatgcgggagcagcatccggaactatttgcggagtgagacttcgagggcgaagtctaatccaagtgggggagagttgtaacagcccgaaatctcaggtattgtttaaattatgtttttgggtgatttaagaggggactcggcgagttggggcctagactcgccgagtaggatcgcagacttagtcgcgggatcgcgactggactcgacgagtccaggtatggactcggcgagtcgacgctgtttagcggaaaccctaaccgttcaggtttgggacgtataaaagggacccattggccgtcattgttcgttttagccttctgagaagaaccctaaatcgatttagtgcagctggagcaaggatcttaggccattgttggttatagaagagtggttgtgcaaggaagaggaaggattggctaaaagagcagcaaggggtcacattctgaggatttggaatacagagaatacatcatccaggtaagaattcgtgtatgctctgctatattgatgtatttatgaaattagggtttatagaacccatttagtgatttgatgaagtagtgccttgttaccccacgattataatattgtagtaggacctttagaggtccagaaggtcccatgcatgtgtatttcgggacgagacctatctcaggaagcagttactcgccTGCATggcagggactcgccgagttgttcttcagactcggcgagtagcttgaagatttactgggactcgccgagttgctcatcagactcggcgagtggagtcggggtggccccgcgattcttccaggagtaactcgtcgggtcgaggagggtactcgacgagtagataaggaatctcagtaagttggaggacgtctagactcgccgagtccggtcgagttgtcagttgaccgttgaccagagttgacctaagtctgacttcttagggatagtcacacttagaagatataagtattaatgagatatgtaatgttatagggaggttgtagctcgtcagttgtgcacgagtcattttgggatttgctagcgttcagcttctacgaggtgagtcttctcactatactgtacccggaagggtttgattgtgtgaccggaaggtcgaatatgatatgtgatatgtatgctatatgtggtaagttatctgttatatgtgctatgtatgttatgggccggaaggcgattatattatgggccggaaggcattatgttatgggccggaaggcgatgtgatgtgtgatggaccggaaggtcggcgtgggtaaggccggaaggtttacccagcagggacggaagtcccctgagacacatggaccggaaggtcgggcctggaaaggcgtatgtgcgtaagttgtatattggggaactcactaagcttttatgcttacagttgttgtgcatgtatttcaggtactagcgaggaccgtgggaaggcgccggcatgatcgatacacactgaagattgtctttatgatcttgggattttaaataaatgtatttgacagaatacttaactacTTATGTCTGgttttaaatggaattaattatgtttttaaaatgaaaaatttggttgaaaaatttgagttgttacaaaactgcacaaatggtccctgtggtatgtagaAAAATGTAGGGGGGGAATTGGTACGGTACCAAGTTATTTTCTCCAAACCATGTACCATACCAACTATAGTTGGTATATGATTTTAGCTATCAGTACCGTACCAAGTGTACTTGGTACCAATTAATTTGGCTACCAACAAATTTGGTTGGTATATATTGGTATTTGGTATATACCAAAATTTTTAACTAATATATAGTATACACGAATATAAGTTGAATTTGTGGACATTTGACCGTTGCTTCACTAGCTTCTGGTAGTATTTTTTTTAGAAACCACTAAAAGGATTAAAAGATGTCCATCCCTAACAAGTTTGCTGGAGGAAACAAATGgtaacaatataagtacaaggaatgAGAAGTTAGTATTCCTTTTTAAGTTTTAATGTATGTATCACCGATTTCGTGCACATTAAACAATAAGTATCAAGAAATTTGTCGGTCAATGTTTTAGTTTTGTAATTCTAAGATTTGTTAGTTGTTATTATAATTAAAACATAAAGATATGAGAACTCATCTTTCTTTgtatttatgaattgatatatatatatatatatatatatatatatatatatatatatatatatatatatatatatatatatatatatatatatatatatatatatatatatattggttggtACGATACAACGATAGTATTCAAAATTTCATATCGTTACCGTACCAAGACTACTTAATTGGCATGGTATTACCAGCCAAACATATTGGCTACCAAACAACATGACTACCGATTTAATTGGTTCGGTTggtaacatgttggttggttCTCTGTGGTACATATTTGCCAACCCTAGAAAAAtatcactttggtccaaaaatgtttgGACTAGCATCAGTGGTCCAAAACTTTCATTTTGTTGTGTCTTTAGTCCAACATAttctaattattttcaaaatgAAGGATTTGACCCTGTTAATataattttctcttttttttttatttattttcttgattttatgatttgaaaaaagaagaaaataaaaataaaataaatctctccctctctctaaaacaagaaataaaaataaaaataaaaatccctCTCTTTTATATCCATTTCGCATCTTGCACCTGAAAATATATTAACACAAAGAAAAGACCAGCACCACCTACATCAGCTGCCGACACCCTCGACCTACTGCCATTCTCGCTGGAAAACATGGCCGACCACCATGTCATTCTCGCTAGAAACTTTGTCAGCTCTCTCTCCATCCACATAGAAATAGATCGGGGTTATATTGTCGTCCTTGTTTGTCGTACCAACAATAACCAGCCTCTCTAGAGCTCTAGCtccccaccaccaccatcgtcCTTCTACTTCTCCGACTAGATTAGGGTTTCGCCATCGCCTAGCATCGTGAAAACCCTAGTCGGATTTATCTCTGTCGTCATCTGTTTGTTTCCATTCGGAGGGTTCAAACATGTTCGTCACCGGAGACAACTTGTTCAGATCGAAAACTTCCATGGTAGGCAGAGGTAGATCCGGAGAGAAAAGCACAAATCTTCATTTAGATATTCAGATCTGGAAGTCGCCGCCACCATTGTGATTTTCCATCGTCGGTAGGTGAAGGACGACGTAGTCATCGGTAGTATTTGCAAAGGTGAAAGTTCAGATCTACCTCGGTATTCCGACAACTGACTTTATCTTTTCTGGTTTTCCGACGGAATTTCAGATCTACGTCCTCTAGATCGATTTGTTGTTGAACGACCACAAGAACACAGCTCCTCACCATCTCCGACGAAGTGGTGGCGGTTTCTAGAGACGACGAAAATTTCCGGCAGTGATGATGGTGGTGACGGTGGTTTCCGATAGTGGAGGGTTGTTTTCAGGGAAGTATtagagagagattgagagagtcTAGAGAGGTGTGGGTGGGTGGGTATTATTACTAAGGGtaggtttatatttttttttttataataataaaaaataaaataaaataaatgaaaaaacaaaCATGAAgggcaaaaatgtcattttaaatacttttaaaatTTTTTGGATTAAAATCGCAAATGCTAGTCcaattttttttgaattaaagTAGCAACAGCTAACCATAGGACTATTTGTGCAGTTTTGTTTTTACGTTATCATTTTtaggttattttattttttttgctgAAAAGGACCACTACTTGTATTTAACTTCTTATATAACTGTTCAACAAACTACCTTCAAAGCAAAACTCCCGCACATAAATCAAGGTGAATATATCTTCTCTAAATTTTGGTTTGTGTTTCTTGCAAGGTATCCTTAGATGACAAGTTGACAACACTCTTTCACAACTCTCCCTTTTGTCCTACTCAAGACTCATAAAGATCATCACTCAATCTATAAATACAATATACATATATTCCAAAAAGAACAATTCATATCATCAAAAAACGTAATCAAGTTTCAAAAGCAATGGAGATTAAGGTTGAAAACGCGAAAGATGAACAAGCTCCTCTTCTTGCAGTCACACTTCTTCCCGAATCGGTAGAGAAAACCTTGATACAAAAAGCCATCAGTCAAACATTCGAAAGCACTGCCCACTTAGCGAATCTTTTACCCACTGGTTCGGTTCTTGCTTTTCAACTCCTGTCGCCCATATTCACAAATCAGGGCGACTGCGATCCTGTGAGCAGGGCCATGACTGCAGCACTTGTAGCTCTTTGTGGTTTTTCGTGTTTTCTACTGAGTTTTACTGATAGCTTCATGGATGGAAAGGGTCATGTATGTTATGGGTTCGCGACAACACGTGGATTATGGATCATTGATGGGTCGACAATTCTACCACCGGAACTTGCAGCTAAGTACAGGCTGAGATTCATAGATTTCATGCATGCGTTCATGTCGCTTATGGTTTTTGCAGCGGTGGCTTTATTTGATCAAGATGTTGTGAATTGCTTTTATCCATCTCCATCTGATGAAACGACAGAGCTTCTCACGACACTGCCTGTTGCATTTGGAGTAGTTTTCAGCATGTTGTTTGTTGCTTTCCCTACACGACGCCATGGAATTGGGTTTCCCATTAGTACCAGTTAACACTGATCCAGATCAATATAATGTTACTTACATACTGCTACACACAAGGGGGATTGAAGGTGGTGGCATATGGGTGGTTTGGTAACATGTTacaacaaagtttttttttatttttatttttattttttatgtatgtATGGGTCAAAAAGGATGGGGTTGGGTTAGATAATATCATAGTAATACTCTATGTACCTTTGTTTATTTAATTTCTATAAACATTTGATGTATCCACAACAGATTTTGATATTTCAACTGAAAAAATTATATTGTGACAATTACACCCTTATGTATTTAAGAGAGAGATTCCAATTTTTGTTTAGAAAACACGCACAACCAtgttttcaaaaatatatatgTTCACATTTGAGAATTATGTTAAACTCATTATATGTGACAATCGTATCTTATAttctaatttattaatttataaatattaaaaaatgataattataccctttctttttctttcttattGAATACATCAGCTTCTCGCCTTTGGCCATTCATAACAGAATCATGTGGGTTTGCGACATAGCTTCTTTCCTTTGGtcattcatcacacaatcatTTGGGTCACGATGGTATTAAAAGTTGAATAAAAGTatgtgttaaaaaaaataaataaactatgTCGAAATAAAAAAAAACCCCTTCAAATTAGTACATATCAAATTACAATAAGATATCACCccaaacaaaaattttaaaattaatgtaTATCAAATATTCAAACTACTCGTATCTTATACCATCATGCGAGCGGTTTAAATGTTTCACTCATTGATTTTGTAATAGTTTTATCTAATTAACATGTTTATACATTCTCTTTAAAAAAATAGAATTACTACTGCAAAGACTAAATATTGACCAAAAAAAATGAAGTATTAAAATAAGGGTTATGTTGTAAAACTCCGTTTGAAATTaaataaaatgagtaaataaataataaattctaaaacctcaagatgtaaatttataatttatattgttTTATAATGGCATTAAAAACAATACTatttagtggggtgttggttACGGGGAGGCAAATGACATATTATTAATTTCCGAAGGttaaagtgtaattctgagattTTTTTTGTAAGGATTTCCAAAAgttagggggtgtttggtaaaATATTGGACTAAAACTGAAAAGATTTTTGAATGCTAAGGGTTGATTGGTAACTTCTGGGACTTGAATTGTTAGGAATTATTGAAGATGGGGTTATTTGGTAAATAATGGGTTTAAGTTGAAGAGAATTTCGAGGTAGGGGCTGAAAGTGAATTATGGTCAAAGTTCTCATGTGATCGGGTATAAAcctgtccccccccccccccccccccacacacacacacacacacacatatatatatatatatatatatatatatatatatatatatatatatatatatatatatatatatatatatatatatatatatatatatatatatatatgaaggatcatttgagaactcatagtttcccgagaacccgagaactaaatgTGGAGTGTTAGATCAAAAAAATAAAAGGCTTGGATTAGTAATGGCATGATTGTAATTATTATTAATTCCAACAGCATTTTAGgactttttatgaaaatatgaaggGTAATATTCGAATAAAAAGTTATTCCCagaaaaattatattaattatcTTCCCAGTTCTCACACATATCGTattcccatctctctctctcacttGTTCTAAGGTGTAACCTAGATTCTGCCATTGGCGATTGATCTCGTTCCTGCAATGGTCCAGTCTGATAGTGAAGATGGAGACGCTAGAACATAATCGGTACAATTAATTTCTGTTAACCTGATGCAAGTCGAAATCAAAGAGAATAATGATCTCTTAAACACATATGATTCATCAGATCCCACACGGATCGTATCCTTATCTTTTTCTCACTATATGTAACCTAGATTCCGCCATTGGCGATCGATTTCGTTGCTGCAATGGTCAATTCTGATGGTAAAGATGGAGACACTAGAACAGAATCGATACAATTCATTTGTGTTGACCTGATGCAGGTCGAAATTGAAGAAAACAATGATTTCTCACACACATATGATTCATTGGATCCCTATATAGACTCCTTCCACTTCGATCGGTCACTCCACACTCCTTTATAAgatctttttctctcttcttccTCTGTACATCGCACATTCATCACAGGAGATCTCTTTCTTACATCGATCTAGTTTGGTGACCACATTCATCACCTTCCTCCATATCGAATGTTTGTAAGAGATTCTGAAGTTGCATCTCCTCAGTATGAAAGAATCGATGGTCTAAAACTTGATACGCTCCGATCACAATAGCCACACTCCTCCCTTTTTGTCTTCGTCTTCAACAACCACACGTCGTTGAAACAACAAGGTAACTTTCATAAGCTTAAAATATTGTATCTATTTTGTGATTATTTGACTGTAATCATATGTTTGATGCTTAAATGCTTATAGAATCCAAATAAAAACCACATATATTTGTTGATAATAGTAAATTTGCACTTAATCTCATGTTATTAATATTAATGTCATGAATCAtcctactcaagccctattgttATTATCTTTAAATTTCAAACAATCATCGTgtgattgtttgtttttttattcaattttagAGAAAGTCTTCTTTCATCTCTATAGTATGCTCAATGGCTGGCTTTCTTCATTCTATTCATGTTTGATAAAAAAAGGACCTAAATACATCCAAAACGCCCATGTGACATGCATCAAAACATCATATACTTTCCAACATataatatttttcatttatttttattttcagtaCAATAAATCAAGTGTTGTGGAAGATAAAGTCAATGAACTGGAGAAAGAATACATTAGCATAAAACCATCAGATCAATCCTTGACTTGTACACTGCAAAACAACAAAGATCTTTTAGCATGTAAAGCTTAATACTACCATCAATGTGACAGAGATCTTTTAGCATGTAAAGCTGAATACTACCATCAATGTGGCAAATATCAGAAATTCTTTGAATTGACTTCAATGTAAGTTCACATTTTTAAATAAACAATCTGaccaattttatatttaaatttatataatgattttttgattttagattgcttgaaataataataataataatagtagtaataataataataatatttgtcCTCTCATCCATATCATATGTTCTTTaaaaaaatgtcatattttattatatgttatatataaTGGCATTGGCATTGGCAGGCAAATATATTGGTAGTGGAATCGTCAATTTCCACCACAATCAACACTGATTTCCACGAAAATCACCATCGACCACCAGTAGTACATCGACTATCGTGAATCAGGTAAATTTCATTACTATTCCTACTTTTATGAGAATAATCTTGATTTTGAAATTCTGATTCATTAACGCATATATTACTTTCTAATCATAACCTTTAAAATATGTTGTAGATTatcaaaaacaaatcaaaataacaatGATTCATTTGACTGTTTTGTTGAATTAACTTTAAAATGGATTTTGCTCATAATCAGTTTGGTACTCATCTGTATAATTTTTTAACTGTAATTCTTCTAGGATTGGATGTCATGTCAGATTGTAATCCTGTGGGTTGTGAATTAAGGAGTAAGAAACGAAAGCATAGGTAAAAATAGTAGAACTTTCAACATTGAGTaagattttttggtatttttctttATTTGGATGCAGTGGCAAATTCTGGTGCAGAAAATCAATgacttatttttttatatatttttgtaatttggTGTTGTATTGGAAAGTAAAAGGTCGAATCTTTGGTCACATAAAATTTAGTAAACCATTATGTTGGTAAAGAACTATAACATTTTTGTGCTCTTTTGTTGTAGAAAAATATTCCATGATCTAGTaatcttattttttttcattacagAAGTACATTTCTGAAAGAGATTACGAACCATTTGGTATTTTATTATTGTTGTGCAATTTGAAAGtatataaaaaacatatatttcatTCATGGaaaaaaaatttgagattttttttgaagttttgagTGAAAATTGACATAAGACATTGGTGGATCTATTAATAGTGAGATTGGTTGatattttttttgaagttttgagTGAAAATTGACATGAGACATTGGTGGATCTATTAATCGTGAGATAGGTTAATTCTTATTGATTTGATTGGTTGACGCAACATGAtttgtgtttatgtttattttatcTTCTTTTTCTAATAGGACCTTTTGGAGATTATTAAAGAATTGGATGAATAATTTTTTCGGGACATGAATTCCGGTGGAAAATGTTGGCTTTGTTGGAGGTTTTGACTTGCACCTTTCCTAATGAAGCACCCTCAGGTAAAATCTCATAATTTAAATGAATAACTTTCAATTAAATAGCTTGAAACTTTATGTTCCAT is a window of Lactuca sativa cultivar Salinas chromosome 1, Lsat_Salinas_v11, whole genome shotgun sequence DNA encoding:
- the LOC111885916 gene encoding protein DMP4 is translated as MEIKVENAKDEQAPLLAVTLLPESVEKTLIQKAISQTFESTAHLANLLPTGSVLAFQLLSPIFTNQGDCDPVSRAMTAALVALCGFSCFLLSFTDSFMDGKGHVCYGFATTRGLWIIDGSTILPPELAAKYRLRFIDFMHAFMSLMVFAAVALFDQDVVNCFYPSPSDETTELLTTLPVAFGVVFSMLFVAFPTRRHGIGFPISTS